From Methanobacterium bryantii, a single genomic window includes:
- the tes gene encoding tetraether lipid synthase Tes, with amino-acid sequence MVIKKTKSLCPECLQIIDAEVDEDKDMVKIVKECDEHGKFENTYWSSDELYKNVVKYDYKGEGIENPQTALNGECPSNCGLCHEHESHTILGLIDVTNRCNMKCPVCFANAAVSKSLYEPTYEEIRGMLQNLRNNQPVSTPAIQYAGGEPTVRKDIVDLIKLAKEEDFTHTQIATNGIKLAKNPNLARELKEAGLNTVYLQFDGVTEEPYIKIRNRDLLSTKLEAIENCRKVDLGIVLVPTLIKGINDQQVGNIIRFAIDNIDIIRGINFQPVSFAGRTPADEVEEQRVTIPDFEELVEEQTESKIKVEDFYPASSVVPISEFVAAIEGKEQVTFTCHPHCGAATYIFIDNGKIIPVTQFIDVDRLFGLLTKSAEDIEKGGLTGKAKTIARATVGLPKTIDTSKAPESVDIKKILTSVFKERSYSALGDFHKKSLLIACMHFMDPWNFDQDRVRRCVIHYAVPDGRIIPFCSMNTLYRQEIEKKFAVPFKNEQESE; translated from the coding sequence ATGGTTATAAAAAAGACTAAGAGTTTATGTCCGGAATGTCTTCAAATTATCGATGCTGAAGTTGATGAAGATAAAGACATGGTTAAGATAGTAAAAGAATGCGACGAGCATGGAAAGTTTGAAAATACCTACTGGAGCAGCGATGAACTTTACAAAAACGTGGTGAAATATGATTATAAAGGAGAAGGAATTGAAAATCCTCAAACTGCTTTAAATGGTGAATGCCCTTCAAACTGCGGATTATGTCATGAACATGAAAGCCACACTATTCTGGGTCTTATCGATGTTACAAACAGGTGTAATATGAAATGTCCAGTATGTTTTGCAAATGCTGCTGTTTCAAAAAGTCTCTATGAACCAACATATGAAGAGATAAGGGGTATGCTTCAGAATTTAAGGAATAATCAGCCTGTTTCAACTCCTGCAATACAGTATGCTGGAGGGGAACCAACCGTCAGGAAAGATATAGTTGATCTAATTAAGCTTGCCAAGGAAGAAGATTTTACACATACGCAGATAGCTACAAATGGTATAAAACTTGCAAAAAATCCAAACCTTGCAAGAGAGCTTAAAGAAGCAGGATTAAATACTGTTTATCTACAATTTGATGGAGTTACAGAGGAGCCATATATCAAAATAAGGAACAGAGATTTACTTTCAACTAAATTAGAGGCAATTGAAAACTGTAGAAAAGTAGATTTAGGAATTGTTTTAGTTCCAACACTTATAAAAGGGATAAATGATCAGCAAGTAGGGAATATAATAAGATTTGCAATCGATAATATTGATATTATAAGGGGAATTAACTTCCAGCCTGTTTCATTTGCAGGTAGAACACCGGCAGATGAAGTAGAAGAACAGCGTGTAACAATCCCTGATTTTGAGGAATTAGTTGAGGAGCAGACTGAATCTAAAATTAAAGTAGAAGATTTTTACCCTGCATCATCTGTTGTCCCAATTTCTGAGTTTGTCGCGGCTATAGAAGGTAAAGAGCAGGTTACATTTACATGCCATCCTCATTGTGGTGCTGCTACTTATATTTTTATTGATAACGGTAAAATTATTCCAGTTACCCAGTTTATAGATGTAGATAGATTATTCGGCCTTTTAACAAAAAGTGCTGAAGATATTGAAAAAGGAGGATTAACTGGCAAAGCTAAAACTATAGCAAGGGCAACAGTCGGACTTCCCAAAACTATAGACACGTCAAAAGCACCAGAATCCGTTGATATAAAGAAAATATTGACCTCAGTATTTAAAGAAAGGTCATATTCTGCACTTGGAGATTTTCATAAAAAGTCACTGCTTATTGCATGCATGCACTTCATGGATCCATGGAATTTTGATCAGGATAGAGTTAGAAGATGTGTAATACACTATGCAGTTCCAGACGGAAGGATTATACCTTTCTGCTCCATGAACACGCTTTACAGGCAGGAAATTGAGAAAAAATTCGCGGTTCCTTTTAAAAATGAGCAAGAAAGTGAATAA
- a CDS encoding rubredoxin — MKYKCDICSYIYDSDAGDPENGIEAGTDLKDLPSDWVCPICGIEKDQFFPLEDERVGSEGEGPMALMILALTHGLWTISGRGSYSVTREIGRAFINELKKDGVKFTDAKSALESVKEYFIKHKFARDMEYAIRDGEAELEIKNCRFFGLCRQLENQGVLITTCPYTNTSAMALEESTGYRYRISKEQKGYGHKIHLKKVSKI, encoded by the coding sequence ACAAGTGTGATATATGCAGTTATATTTACGATTCAGACGCCGGGGACCCTGAAAATGGGATTGAAGCAGGGACTGATTTAAAAGATCTTCCTTCAGATTGGGTTTGTCCAATATGTGGTATAGAAAAGGATCAGTTCTTCCCCCTTGAAGATGAAAGGGTAGGTTCAGAAGGAGAGGGCCCGATGGCCTTGATGATATTAGCTTTAACACATGGTCTCTGGACTATATCTGGAAGAGGTTCATACTCTGTAACCAGGGAAATAGGCCGCGCATTTATCAATGAATTAAAAAAAGATGGTGTTAAGTTTACAGATGCTAAATCTGCTCTTGAGTCTGTAAAAGAATACTTTATTAAACATAAATTTGCAAGAGATATGGAATATGCCATTAGGGATGGAGAAGCAGAACTTGAAATAAAAAACTGCCGCTTCTTTGGATTGTGCAGGCAGCTTGAGAACCAGGGAGTTTTAATAACAACATGTCCATATACCAATACTTCAGCAATGGCCCTTGAAGAGTCTACAGGCTACAGATATAGAATCAGTAAGGAACAGAAAGGATATGGTCATAAAATACATTTGAAAAAGGTTTCAAAAATTTAA
- a CDS encoding TIR domain-containing protein — protein sequence MFESESRLYDIFISHIGQNEEEYNTFTEKLAAAHDFEFKNYGILEKDKITGEELQEQIMPVGIVIILSGLYNKYKDIIKKQIDIANKLEKPIIVIRPYGMENVPPELEEAAVDIIGWNAPCIVDAIVENYLE from the coding sequence ATGTTTGAATCAGAATCAAGATTATATGATATATTTATAAGCCATATAGGTCAAAATGAGGAAGAATATAACACGTTTACTGAGAAATTGGCAGCAGCACATGATTTTGAGTTTAAAAACTATGGGATACTTGAAAAAGATAAGATCACTGGAGAAGAGCTTCAAGAACAGATAATGCCTGTAGGGATTGTAATAATTCTTTCAGGGCTATACAATAAGTATAAAGATATTATAAAGAAGCAAATAGACATTGCAAATAAATTAGAAAAGCCCATAATTGTCATCAGGCCTTACGGTATGGAAAATGTACCTCCTGAGCTTGAAGAAGCTGCTGTAGATATCATAGGATGGAATGCACCGTGTATAGTGGATGCCATAGTGGAAAATTATTTGGAGTAA
- a CDS encoding molybdopterin molybdotransferase MoeA — protein sequence MFISELIPVKDALKIIDNIEIKLDIERIPLEEAYNRVLAEDIKALLDSPSFDRSAMDGYAVQAEDTFGSSETSPAYLKVVDRICAGDTSKIVLKQGEAIKIATGAPIPEGANAVVMEEYTYEENNDLEVSKTLFPGENVAPFGEDFKKGDELLKSGKLLRPQDIGIITSAGHDTINVFKKPKIGVITTGNELVMSKSEIKGAKIINSNYYTLKALVESTLAVPELTHCVDDAQKVKEQIETFLESCDAVITTGGTAISKGDVVVDVVDKMGEVLIHGAGIRPGKPFGFGVINGTPIFMLSGYPVASMVQFDIFTRNYLLKMQNIHKEFSIIKKTASRKIASTLGRTDYVRAKTEGNLVHPLKIDGSGIIRSMVESDCYILIEENVEGINEGEECDVLLYDSLKV from the coding sequence ATGTTCATATCTGAATTGATACCCGTTAAGGATGCACTAAAAATCATAGACAACATTGAAATTAAACTTGATATTGAAAGGATTCCTCTTGAAGAAGCATATAATAGAGTCCTTGCAGAGGATATAAAAGCACTTTTAGATTCTCCCTCCTTTGACAGATCTGCTATGGATGGTTATGCAGTACAAGCTGAAGATACATTCGGATCCTCTGAAACCAGTCCTGCATATTTAAAAGTTGTAGATAGAATATGTGCTGGCGATACGTCAAAAATAGTTTTAAAGCAAGGGGAAGCTATAAAAATCGCTACTGGGGCGCCGATACCTGAAGGTGCAAATGCAGTTGTCATGGAAGAGTATACCTACGAAGAAAACAATGATTTAGAAGTTTCAAAAACATTATTTCCAGGGGAAAATGTTGCTCCATTTGGAGAAGATTTTAAAAAAGGCGATGAACTCCTAAAATCAGGAAAACTCTTAAGACCGCAAGATATTGGGATAATAACATCTGCAGGCCATGATACCATAAATGTATTTAAAAAGCCCAAAATAGGTGTGATAACTACTGGAAACGAACTTGTAATGTCTAAATCAGAGATTAAAGGGGCTAAAATTATAAATTCAAATTATTATACATTAAAAGCACTCGTTGAAAGTACCCTTGCAGTTCCAGAACTTACCCATTGCGTTGACGATGCTCAAAAAGTAAAAGAACAAATTGAAACATTTTTAGAGTCATGTGATGCCGTAATAACCACCGGAGGCACTGCAATAAGTAAAGGAGATGTTGTGGTAGATGTGGTTGATAAAATGGGAGAAGTTTTAATTCATGGAGCAGGCATAAGACCTGGAAAGCCATTTGGATTTGGAGTAATAAATGGAACCCCCATATTCATGCTTTCAGGGTATCCTGTAGCTTCAATGGTGCAGTTCGATATTTTCACTCGCAATTACCTTCTTAAAATGCAGAATATTCATAAAGAGTTCTCAATCATTAAAAAAACAGCATCTAGAAAGATTGCATCAACACTTGGCAGAACAGATTATGTTAGAGCAAAAACAGAAGGTAATTTAGTACACCCCCTTAAAATAGATGGATCTGGAATTATAAGATCTATGGTTGAATCTGACTGTTATATCTTGATAGAAGAAAATGTTGAGGGTATAAACGAAGGCGAAGAATGTGACGTTTTACTTTACGATTCGTTAAAGGTATAA
- a CDS encoding DUF166 domain-containing protein, translating to MLKVAIATDGPYGERAYEYISKEFDTDFVELEPPVSMFVDEIEIPEDALKRLEGVDILITYVLHPDLALDLVEMIHDNVGWVIVAAWRGEGFKNQLERLGNVTCPENMCDLQENGNPIFDEFVSKFGRPIVKVNCQGDKIVDIEVLRSSPCGSTYFVAEEMIGQDLKDLPVKAGLKLQHYPCRAPKMRLFADDECKKEMAANFHKEAFEEGIKHEKNK from the coding sequence ATGTTAAAAGTTGCAATAGCTACAGATGGCCCGTATGGAGAACGAGCATATGAATATATAAGTAAAGAATTCGATACAGATTTTGTTGAGCTTGAACCACCTGTATCTATGTTTGTAGATGAAATTGAGATTCCTGAGGATGCATTAAAACGACTGGAAGGTGTAGACATACTGATAACTTATGTTCTTCATCCAGATCTTGCCCTTGATCTTGTTGAAATGATCCATGATAATGTGGGATGGGTAATCGTGGCTGCCTGGAGAGGGGAAGGGTTTAAAAATCAGCTTGAAAGATTGGGAAATGTTACATGCCCTGAAAACATGTGTGATCTTCAAGAAAATGGGAATCCGATATTTGATGAGTTTGTATCCAAATTTGGAAGGCCAATTGTTAAGGTAAACTGCCAGGGAGACAAAATTGTCGATATAGAAGTTTTGAGGTCTTCTCCATGTGGATCAACGTATTTTGTGGCTGAAGAAATGATAGGGCAGGATTTAAAAGATTTACCTGTTAAAGCAGGCCTTAAATTGCAGCACTATCCTTGTAGGGCACCAAAAATGAGATTATTTGCTGATGACGAGTGTAAGAAAGAAATGGCTGCCAATTTCCATAAAGAAGCCTTTGAAGAGGGGATAAAACATGAAAAGAATAAATGA
- a CDS encoding ArsR/SmtB family transcription factor, with protein sequence MKTCQINGKGEPCSEQIENLNEILSKIPSDEIFEDISDRFKAISDPTRLKILYLLQEGELCACEIIIALEKPQSTISHHLNVLKNAGFIKGRKEGVWIHYKLINPEIVCLIENLVK encoded by the coding sequence ATGAAAACTTGTCAGATAAACGGTAAAGGTGAACCATGCAGTGAGCAAATTGAGAATTTAAATGAAATTTTATCTAAAATTCCTTCAGATGAAATTTTTGAGGATATATCGGATAGATTCAAGGCAATTTCAGATCCTACACGGCTTAAAATATTATATCTCTTGCAGGAAGGGGAATTATGTGCATGTGAAATAATTATTGCTCTTGAAAAGCCCCAATCAACTATTTCACATCATTTAAATGTACTTAAAAATGCAGGGTTTATAAAAGGACGTAAAGAAGGGGTATGGATACATTATAAACTTATTAATCCAGAAATTGTTTGTTTAATTGAAAATTTAGTAAAATAA
- a CDS encoding TetR/AcrR family transcriptional regulator, protein MEQKSFKRKNELIEAALDEFTAKNYENASLNVILKNAGISKGTFYYHFQDKQALYAFLLESAHNTECKFITNRMKERIGDFKGKDVFERFKLQVQIAYEFAVAFPKYFKLGIMFQKERGNEIYEYAKNIIERNKEVWLEERIKKAINDGDFNNRFSEDFILKILNYIVFHFNEIFDEEEDYKMEKMLENASNLVDFLKYGFGNNKVCY, encoded by the coding sequence ATGGAACAAAAGTCATTTAAAAGGAAAAATGAACTTATTGAAGCAGCTCTAGATGAATTCACGGCGAAAAATTATGAAAATGCTTCATTAAATGTTATCCTTAAAAATGCAGGCATCAGCAAAGGTACCTTTTATTATCATTTTCAAGATAAACAGGCACTCTACGCGTTTTTACTTGAATCTGCCCACAACACTGAGTGTAAATTCATAACTAATCGTATGAAAGAACGTATAGGAGATTTTAAAGGGAAAGATGTCTTTGAAAGATTTAAACTGCAGGTCCAAATAGCTTATGAATTCGCGGTCGCTTTTCCCAAATACTTTAAGTTAGGTATAATGTTCCAGAAAGAAAGGGGAAATGAAATTTACGAATATGCAAAAAATATCATTGAAAGAAATAAGGAAGTATGGCTTGAGGAACGAATCAAAAAAGCTATTAACGATGGAGATTTTAATAATAGATTTTCTGAGGATTTCATCCTAAAAATATTGAATTATATAGTATTCCATTTTAACGAAATATTTGATGAAGAGGAAGACTATAAAATGGAAAAAATGCTTGAAAATGCAAGTAATCTTGTAGATTTTTTAAAATATGGATTTGGCAATAATAAAGTATGTTATTGA
- a CDS encoding ABC transporter ATP-binding protein, producing the protein MDLKEDMIKIGSLTKYFGEIQALDNLSLNIKKGELLGIIGPNGAGKTTTIRIICGILKPDMGTVFVGGHDVLEDPITTKSMIGYLPEEPNLYERFKARDLLRYFGELYGVPKEKLNDRVYELLELVGMENRAEHKINTFSKGLRQRIGIARALIHDPEIIIFDEPTMGLDPATALSIRSFIEDLKGEKTIILCTHYMEEADALCDRLAILSGGKIRDMGTPDYLKAKIHGQTILQIKINHADIDTDKFLNFNSVENVNLKGKNLEVSLNSKEDISDIVSLIGHNVVSVNTKEPSLEDVFIHAVK; encoded by the coding sequence TTGGACTTAAAAGAAGATATGATTAAAATAGGTTCTCTCACTAAATATTTTGGTGAAATACAGGCTTTAGATAATTTGAGCCTGAATATTAAGAAAGGAGAGCTTTTAGGAATCATAGGGCCAAATGGGGCTGGAAAGACCACTACAATACGGATAATATGTGGCATATTAAAACCAGATATGGGGACTGTTTTCGTTGGCGGACACGATGTTCTGGAAGATCCAATTACAACTAAATCAATGATAGGGTACCTTCCAGAAGAGCCAAATTTATATGAAAGATTTAAGGCACGCGATCTGCTTAGATATTTTGGTGAACTTTATGGAGTTCCAAAAGAAAAGCTTAACGATAGAGTTTATGAGCTTCTTGAGCTTGTTGGAATGGAAAATCGCGCAGAACATAAAATAAACACATTTTCAAAGGGATTACGTCAAAGAATTGGTATTGCAAGGGCTTTAATCCATGATCCAGAGATCATTATATTTGATGAACCTACAATGGGACTGGACCCTGCTACTGCACTTTCAATTAGAAGTTTTATAGAAGACCTTAAAGGTGAAAAGACTATAATTTTGTGCACTCACTACATGGAAGAAGCTGATGCTCTCTGTGATAGGTTGGCGATTTTAAGTGGAGGTAAAATCAGGGATATGGGCACTCCTGATTATCTTAAGGCAAAAATTCACGGCCAAACTATACTCCAGATAAAAATTAACCATGCAGATATAGACACTGATAAATTTCTTAATTTTAATTCTGTAGAAAATGTAAACTTAAAAGGTAAAAATCTGGAAGTATCTTTAAATTCTAAAGAAGATATTTCAGATATAGTTAGCTTGATTGGACATAATGTAGTATCTGTAAATACTAAAGAGCCGTCACTTGAGGATGTATTCATTCATGCTGTGAAATAG
- a CDS encoding NAD(P)/FAD-dependent oxidoreductase: MKIAIVGAGAGGLSTASNIRKYNKDAEITVITMGKHIAYSPCAIPYVLGGEVENFKDIIMHEAEDYLEKNIKIITQAEVFDISSSENKIKYRLINEKTEEYELSYDYLVIATGASSFIPPIEGTNLNGVFKLRTLEDGLKINEWAEKSQNAVIVGASLIGVEVSYALRQKGLNVTMMEMLPQIIPRSLDPDMATIVQDYLEKHGINVILGQGIDKIIGDEHVEGTVFEDNVIDADLVIMATGVRPKTKLAEMAGCELGKWAVVVNEKMQTSIPNIYAVGDCVEVFDAITGESTQSMLGTTAVRQGKIAAKNIAGITAEFKPVLNSNVSKVGELEFGAVGLTVASARQNGIYAAYGKIRALTKARYYPGAKRIDVKIINNLKGRIIGCQLIGEERVAERVDIMSLAIIKGVTCSELATTEFSYAPPVSMVTDPIILAAEDACSKLKSVNKEEQD; encoded by the coding sequence ATGAAAATAGCAATAGTAGGTGCTGGAGCCGGTGGGCTTTCAACAGCCTCTAACATAAGAAAATACAATAAAGATGCGGAAATAACTGTAATTACCATGGGGAAACATATTGCTTATTCTCCTTGTGCTATCCCCTATGTTTTAGGTGGGGAAGTAGAGAATTTTAAGGATATCATTATGCATGAAGCAGAAGATTACCTTGAAAAGAACATAAAGATCATAACTCAAGCAGAAGTTTTTGATATATCAAGCAGCGAAAATAAAATAAAATACCGTCTCATAAACGAAAAAACAGAAGAATATGAATTATCCTATGACTATCTCGTTATAGCAACCGGGGCAAGTTCATTCATCCCTCCAATTGAAGGTACTAATCTAAATGGTGTTTTCAAGCTTAGAACCCTTGAAGACGGTCTTAAAATCAATGAATGGGCTGAAAAAAGCCAAAATGCAGTGATTGTAGGGGCGAGTCTAATAGGTGTAGAAGTATCATATGCACTCCGACAAAAGGGCCTTAATGTTACAATGATGGAGATGCTACCTCAAATCATTCCAAGGTCACTGGATCCGGATATGGCAACAATAGTTCAGGATTACCTGGAAAAACATGGCATAAACGTGATTTTAGGGCAGGGAATTGACAAAATCATAGGCGATGAACATGTAGAAGGGACTGTCTTTGAAGACAATGTTATAGATGCTGATCTGGTCATAATGGCTACTGGAGTCCGGCCTAAAACAAAATTAGCTGAAATGGCAGGGTGTGAACTTGGAAAATGGGCAGTAGTGGTCAATGAAAAGATGCAGACATCCATACCAAACATATATGCAGTTGGAGATTGTGTAGAAGTATTCGACGCGATAACTGGAGAGAGCACTCAATCCATGTTAGGAACAACTGCTGTAAGACAGGGGAAAATCGCAGCCAAAAATATCGCAGGAATAACTGCTGAATTTAAACCAGTCCTAAATTCCAATGTTTCCAAAGTTGGAGAACTTGAATTTGGTGCTGTAGGCCTAACAGTTGCATCAGCACGGCAAAACGGGATATATGCGGCATATGGTAAAATTAGAGCTCTTACCAAAGCCCGTTATTATCCGGGGGCAAAAAGAATTGATGTTAAAATTATAAATAATCTTAAAGGACGGATTATTGGATGTCAGTTGATTGGGGAAGAACGAGTTGCAGAGAGAGTAGATATAATGTCACTCGCTATAATAAAGGGCGTTACCTGCTCTGAACTTGCAACTACAGAATTTTCCTATGCCCCTCCAGTTTCAATGGTCACAGATCCAATTATTCTGGCTGCAGAAGATGCTTGCAGTAAATTAAAATCCGTTAATAAGGAAGAACAAGATTAG
- the arsM gene encoding arsenite methyltransferase, with protein MDGKEIKEFVKGRYSKIATKEESYCSCCSGVDLTIEQAKAAGYTMEDIKSIPEEAVFGLGCGNPTALADLKEGETVLDLGSGGGIDVFLAANKVGESGKVIGVDMTEEMVETAVKNAEEGKYENVEFKLGEIENLPVNDDSIDVIISNCVINLTPDKLAAYKEAFRVLRPGGHILVSDLVTEGNIPEEIKHSFDAWSNCIAGAMEKQAYLDTIKEAGFKDIQTVEQHYFTEPNMDERLVGKITSVQIKALK; from the coding sequence ATGGACGGAAAAGAAATTAAGGAGTTTGTAAAGGGTAGATACTCAAAAATAGCGACAAAAGAAGAATCTTATTGTTCTTGCTGCTCTGGAGTTGATTTAACAATTGAACAGGCTAAAGCTGCAGGGTATACCATGGAAGATATTAAAAGTATACCTGAAGAAGCTGTTTTTGGGCTCGGATGCGGCAATCCTACTGCACTTGCAGACCTTAAAGAAGGAGAAACAGTATTGGATCTTGGGTCTGGCGGGGGAATAGATGTTTTTCTTGCAGCAAATAAGGTCGGCGAATCGGGTAAAGTCATTGGAGTAGATATGACTGAAGAAATGGTAGAAACTGCCGTTAAAAATGCGGAAGAAGGTAAATATGAAAATGTTGAATTTAAACTGGGAGAAATAGAAAATTTACCCGTTAACGATGATTCTATAGATGTTATTATAAGTAATTGCGTAATTAACCTTACACCGGATAAATTGGCAGCTTATAAAGAAGCTTTTAGAGTTTTAAGGCCGGGAGGGCATATTTTAGTATCAGATCTGGTGACAGAGGGAAATATTCCTGAAGAGATTAAACACAGTTTTGACGCATGGTCTAACTGCATTGCAGGAGCTATGGAAAAGCAAGCTTATTTGGATACAATAAAAGAAGCAGGATTTAAAGATATCCAAACTGTGGAACAGCACTATTTCACAGAGCCAAACATGGACGAACGGCTGGTAGGAAAAATCACCAGTGTTCAAATTAAAGCGTTAAAGTAG
- a CDS encoding site-2 protease family protein, whose translation MDALQFYAIAFIVIWAVALLFKDKLKIEISGPILMRKTTRLRDFIDSIAQKSPKFWRWSMNIGVPICIFFMILNLPLLLYSLGTIIQNLFAVQGPSTVSSVGIAIPGVSIPGSSFNVPLVYGLIGLVVVIVVHEFAHGILARTDGIKIKSIGLLMLAVIPGAFVEPDEEGIKKASRLTKLRIYAAGSMSNIVVAFIAFLLLTALSSFFIAPSFHPQGVEVQNTMPNTPAYGVLQNGMVITHVNGYEVTNLTTFTDILSTKIKPGEEVNITTNQGTFKLKATANSNNTNHAYLGVIVQNHLTVNQDVASKYGDTIPWFLYSLYWLFYWIFFLNIGIGTFNLLPAKPLDGGLMLEEILSSKMSGDLANRITNSVSVFSWMIVVILIGATIIPAIS comes from the coding sequence GTGGACGCTTTACAGTTTTATGCTATTGCATTTATTGTTATTTGGGCCGTAGCCCTTTTATTTAAGGATAAACTAAAAATTGAGATAAGTGGCCCCATTTTAATGAGGAAAACCACTCGACTCAGAGATTTTATTGACTCTATTGCTCAAAAGAGCCCCAAATTCTGGCGATGGAGCATGAATATTGGAGTGCCCATATGCATTTTCTTTATGATTTTAAACCTCCCACTGCTTTTATACTCACTGGGAACCATCATACAAAACCTATTTGCAGTCCAGGGACCATCAACAGTATCAAGTGTCGGTATCGCGATTCCCGGAGTCAGCATTCCAGGATCATCTTTTAATGTCCCCCTAGTATACGGGTTAATTGGACTTGTAGTTGTTATAGTCGTTCATGAATTTGCACACGGAATCCTGGCAAGAACTGACGGAATTAAAATCAAATCAATAGGGCTGCTTATGCTTGCAGTTATACCCGGAGCATTCGTTGAACCAGATGAAGAAGGAATTAAAAAAGCATCAAGACTTACAAAACTCAGAATTTATGCTGCAGGATCTATGTCTAACATTGTTGTAGCGTTTATTGCATTTTTACTTCTAACTGCATTATCGTCTTTTTTCATTGCCCCATCTTTCCATCCTCAAGGAGTAGAAGTCCAGAATACAATGCCAAATACTCCAGCTTATGGAGTTTTACAAAATGGAATGGTTATAACTCATGTTAACGGCTATGAAGTGACGAATTTAACCACATTTACTGATATATTAAGCACTAAAATTAAACCCGGTGAAGAAGTTAACATCACGACTAACCAAGGGACATTTAAACTTAAAGCAACGGCAAACTCAAACAATACAAACCATGCTTATCTAGGAGTAATTGTACAAAACCATTTGACTGTTAATCAAGATGTTGCCAGCAAATATGGAGATACAATACCATGGTTCCTGTACAGTTTATACTGGTTGTTCTACTGGATATTCTTCTTAAACATTGGAATAGGGACTTTCAATTTACTTCCTGCAAAACCACTTGACGGAGGACTTATGCTAGAAGAGATATTATCCTCTAAAATGTCAGGTGATCTGGCAAACAGGATTACAAATTCAGTCTCAGTATTCTCATGGATGATAGTTGTAATTCTAATAGGAGCAACTATTATACCTGCAATAAGTTAG
- the msrA gene encoding peptide-methionine (S)-S-oxide reductase MsrA: MENENKYKKAAFAAGCFWGIEETFRITKGVISTAVGYMGGHTENPTYENVCSGRTGHAETVELTYDPSVITYNELLDIFWKIHDPTTLNRQGPDIGEQYRSVIFYYDSEQEKAARASKEELQQSGMYNRDVVTEIVPADKFKFYMAEDYHQQYLKKRGRSSCRF; encoded by the coding sequence ATGGAAAATGAAAATAAATATAAGAAAGCCGCTTTTGCAGCAGGCTGTTTTTGGGGTATTGAAGAAACCTTTAGGATTACAAAAGGAGTCATATCTACTGCGGTAGGTTACATGGGAGGGCATACAGAAAATCCGACCTATGAAAATGTTTGTTCTGGAAGAACTGGCCATGCGGAAACAGTAGAATTGACATATGATCCTTCAGTGATCACCTACAATGAATTACTGGATATTTTCTGGAAGATCCATGACCCCACAACGCTTAACAGACAGGGGCCAGATATAGGTGAACAGTACAGATCTGTAATTTTCTACTACGACAGCGAGCAGGAAAAAGCAGCACGTGCTTCAAAGGAAGAACTTCAACAATCTGGTATGTATAATCGAGATGTTGTAACCGAAATTGTACCCGCAGATAAATTCAAATTTTACATGGCCGAAGATTACCACCAGCAGTATTTGAAAAAAAGAGGACGCAGCAGCTGCAGGTTCTAA